The following nucleotide sequence is from Streptomyces sp. NBC_00237.
GTCGCCGTCGGCCCTGCGCTTGAAGAAGATGTTCGGGAAGGCCAGGAAGCGGTGCCAGGCGACACCCATGTCGGTCTTGAGCGCGACCGTGATCATCCAGATGAAGGACGTGGCGATCTTCAGACCCGCGAAGAAGTACGTGAGGTTCTGGAGCGTGGAGAGGTCCATGCCGCGGAACCACGCGACGAAGGGGTACGAGATGAAGAACGACGCCTCGTACGCGTTCACGTGGTGCTGGGCGCCTTCGAGGGCGTGCAGCGTGAAGATGCAGATGCCGACGATGAGGATGACGGACTCGACGAAGTACGCCTGACCCGCGTTGGAGCCCGCGAAGCGGGACTTGCGGCCCGGCTTGTTCGCCTTGCTCAGCTGGCGGATCACGATCAGCACCGCGATGCCGAGGATCGTCATCGTGCCGATGAACTCCACGAACATGTTGTACGGAGCCCACTCGCCGACGATCGGGAGCATCCAGTCGGCCTGGAAGAGCTGGCCGACGGCGTTGACGATCGTCAGCAGCAGCGAGAAGAAGCCCACCGCCACGAACCAGTGCGCGACGCCGACGACGCCCCACTTGTTCATGCGCGTGTGGCCGAGGAACTCCTTGGCCACGGTGACCGCGCGCTGCCACGGGTAGTCGGTACGGGTGCCGGCGGGCACGGGCTGTCCGAGCCGTACGAAGCAATAGATCTGGAAGATCGCACGGCCGAACAGCGCGACGCCGACTGCCATGAGGACCAGCGACACGATGATCGCGGCGAGTTGCATTTGGGGGCTCCTCGGGCCTGCGAGGGTGGGTAACGGGGGGTGTCTGTGGGGCTCCCGGGGGTCCCGGGAGGCTCCCGGGAAGTGCCCCGGGCCTCAGACGTGATGACACTGTGCTGATTACTAAGCGGTAACTTATCCAGTCGAGCTGAGATTACCCACTTATGCCGTCGCACAGTATCCAGGCGCCCGGTGATCTGTGTCGCTCAGGCAACCCTCAGTGAGAGGCGTCGCACAGAGGGCCCCCGGTCGGCCCCCGCGTACGGCGAGTCGGCCCGCACCCCAGGGTGACGGGGTGCCTACGGTGCGCGCATGACCTCCCTCAAGCGGCGTGTCGCCACCGGTGCCAATCGGCTGTTCTCCCGGGCGGGCCTCCTCGTCTCGCCCCGGCACTACTACTCCTCCGCCCCCGACCTCCGCGGCCTGGAGCAGGCACGTGCCCACTGGGCCGGACCCTCCGAGCTGCCCGGGCTGCGGGTCGATCTCGACGCCCAGGTCGAGTGGCTGCGGCGGACCTGTCTGCCGTACGGCGACGAGTACGCGGGCAACGCCCTCTACCGGGGGTCCGCCGCCTCCGGGCCCGGGTACGGGTACGTCGAGGCGCAGGCCCTGCACGGAATCCTCCGCTCCGCCAAGCCCCGCCGCTACCTGGAGGTGGGCAGCGGCGTATCGACCCGGATCGCCCTGCGCGCCCTGGAGCTCAACGCCGGAGAGGGCGAGGGCGGCGACGTCGTCTGCGTCGAGCCGTACCCCAGGGCCTGGCTGGCCGACGACCCGCGCGTGTCCCTGTACCGCAGCCCGGTGCAGGCGGTCGACCTCGACGTCTTCACGTCGCTCGGCGCGGGCGACGTGCTCTTCATCGACTCCAGCCATGTCGTGGGGCCGGGCGCGGACACGAACTTCCTGGTGCTGGAGGTGCTGCCGCGCCTCGCCCCCGGCGTGCTCGTCCACCTCCACGACATCTACCTCCCGTACGACCACCAGCGCGACCTCCTCGACTCCCCCTTCCACTGGGCCGAGACCTCGCTCGTCCGCGCCTTCCTCACCGGCAATGACCGCGTCGCCATCCTCGCCTGCCTCTCCCACCTCCACTACGAGCGCACCGACGGCCTCCGCGAGGTCTTCCCCGAGTACCGCCCGCAGCGCGACCGGGGCGGTCTCGGCGTGGGCGGCGGGCACTTCCCGGCCTCGCTGTGGCTGCGTACCGCCTGAGGCATCGGACGAGGGGCCTGGAAACATCAAATGCCGTAAATAGGGCAAATGGTGCGGCGTGCCGGGCCGGGCCGGGCATCGCTTCATGGCACACCTTTCGGTGATAACGACCGAAAAGGGGATAGAAGCCAATGAACGCATGCGTGAGCAGTACGGGCGCGGTCGACGCCGTGGTGACCGGCGCCGGTGGCTTCATCGGCGGGCATCTGACCCGGCGGCTCCTTGCCGAGGGCCTCCGCGTCCGCGCCGTCGACCGCAAGCCGCTGGACGCCTGGTACCAGGCGCACGCCGAGGCAGAGAACCTCGTCCGGGACGTCGCCCTGCTCGACGGCTGCACGGACGCGATGGCGGGCGCGGCGGGCGCCGAGGTGTTCCACCTCGCCGCCGACATGGGCGGCATGGGGTTCATCGAGAGCCACAAGGCCGACTGCATGCTCTCCGTCCTCTCCAGCACGCACATGCTGATGGCCGCCAGGGACGCGGGCGCGGGCCGTTACTTCTACTCCTCCTCGGCCTGCGTGTACGCGGCGGGCAAGCAGACCGAGGCCGACGTCACCGCGCTCCGCGAGGAGGACGCGTATCCCGCGACGCCCGAGGACGGGTACGGCTGGGAGAAGCTCTTCAGCGAGCGCATGGCCCGCCACTTCCGCGAGGACTTCGGGCTCGCGACCCGTACGGGCAGGTACCACAACGTCTACGGCCCGTACGGAACCTGGACCGGCGGTCGCGAGAAGGCCCCCGCCGCCGCCTGCCGCAAGGTCGCGCTCGCCGTGCTCACCGGGACCGACGAGGTCGAGATCTGGGGGGACGGCGAGCAGACCCGCTCCTTCACCTACATCGACGACTGTGTCGAGGGCACCCTGCGGCTCGCCCGCAGCCAGGTCGTCGAGCCGCTCAACATCGGCTCCGACCGGCTCGTCAGCATCAACCAGCTCTTCGCGATCGTCGAGT
It contains:
- a CDS encoding NAD-dependent epimerase/dehydratase family protein, with product MSSTGAVDAVVTGAGGFIGGHLTRRLLAEGLRVRAVDRKPLDAWYQAHAEAENLVRDVALLDGCTDAMAGAAGAEVFHLAADMGGMGFIESHKADCMLSVLSSTHMLMAARDAGAGRYFYSSSACVYAAGKQTEADVTALREEDAYPATPEDGYGWEKLFSERMARHFREDFGLATRTGRYHNVYGPYGTWTGGREKAPAAACRKVALAVLTGTDEVEIWGDGEQTRSFTYIDDCVEGTLRLARSQVVEPLNIGSDRLVSINQLFAIVESVAGVRLKHRHIPGPLGVRGRNSDNRRIVKELGWEPETLLTAGLERTYRWVYDQVSAQLDGRPHFTS
- a CDS encoding class I SAM-dependent methyltransferase, whose product is MTSLKRRVATGANRLFSRAGLLVSPRHYYSSAPDLRGLEQARAHWAGPSELPGLRVDLDAQVEWLRRTCLPYGDEYAGNALYRGSAASGPGYGYVEAQALHGILRSAKPRRYLEVGSGVSTRIALRALELNAGEGEGGDVVCVEPYPRAWLADDPRVSLYRSPVQAVDLDVFTSLGAGDVLFIDSSHVVGPGADTNFLVLEVLPRLAPGVLVHLHDIYLPYDHQRDLLDSPFHWAETSLVRAFLTGNDRVAILACLSHLHYERTDGLREVFPEYRPQRDRGGLGVGGGHFPASLWLRTA